A genome region from Chthonomonas sp. includes the following:
- a CDS encoding pre-peptidase C-terminal domain-containing protein, whose translation MPKAPVAADLLPDITIWEAKLTDNAIDTTTLPGRKLVRLSTGTPNIGTGRLELRGGAVVGTQQQVNQRVFRDDGTYWERPAGTFTYHPSHNHIHFDGWCRYRLRAKNPDGSVGAILAEGQKTSFCILDLTVHNSSHPNYVTPPYYGGCGATTQGLTPGWADVYGKSLTDQWVDVTGIADGDYFLEAEVDPDGFILEADETNNIGRIPYHLGSPPALTADAYEENDSRTFVDGRPEAGVNSPNLGVVNAQRTLNLTMQATDDDWFKFKLNATGGSGDYVGITSVNSGGDIDLRLYNSAGTQIGASESGTNTEQITLSGRAAGTYYVRIWPYSGTNPGYTFTIKPSGNQSPTVNITQPQIPIYVERSYETFPIGWTTTDPENDPRTVSIFRDRDNVFDKTTQEVTGYQNLPSTDLLVNMNTAEMDPGNWFYFLRVSDGGLTQTKVTRRPVVIYIKGDWNYDGHVHQDDYDAAWGGRGRQNFVRAMTPKRMALLDYDRDGDVDGMDEMMMIEDIEHHH comes from the coding sequence ATGCCAAAGGCACCGGTGGCGGCGGACTTGCTCCCAGACATCACAATCTGGGAAGCGAAGCTCACCGATAACGCGATCGACACTACAACCTTGCCGGGGCGCAAGCTTGTCCGACTCTCGACCGGCACCCCGAACATTGGGACGGGCCGACTTGAACTCCGCGGTGGGGCCGTCGTCGGCACCCAGCAGCAGGTCAATCAGCGCGTATTCCGCGACGACGGAACCTACTGGGAGCGACCGGCGGGGACCTTTACCTATCACCCGAGCCACAACCACATCCACTTTGACGGCTGGTGTCGTTACCGCCTTCGCGCTAAGAATCCGGATGGCAGCGTTGGCGCAATCTTGGCCGAGGGGCAAAAGACCAGCTTCTGCATTCTCGACTTGACGGTGCACAACTCCAGTCACCCGAATTACGTCACGCCTCCTTATTACGGTGGTTGTGGCGCCACAACCCAGGGCCTCACGCCGGGCTGGGCCGACGTCTATGGCAAGTCGCTCACGGACCAGTGGGTGGACGTCACCGGCATCGCCGATGGCGACTACTTCTTGGAAGCCGAGGTTGACCCGGACGGTTTCATTCTCGAAGCCGACGAAACCAACAACATTGGCCGGATTCCGTATCACCTGGGCTCACCGCCCGCGCTCACAGCCGACGCTTACGAGGAAAACGACTCGCGAACCTTTGTGGACGGGCGACCCGAAGCGGGAGTTAACAGTCCGAACCTCGGCGTTGTGAACGCCCAACGCACCTTGAACCTCACCATGCAGGCAACGGATGACGACTGGTTCAAGTTCAAGCTAAACGCCACCGGCGGCAGCGGCGACTATGTCGGCATTACGAGCGTCAACTCGGGCGGCGACATTGACCTGCGACTCTACAACTCGGCCGGAACTCAAATCGGGGCGAGCGAAAGCGGCACCAACACTGAGCAGATCACGTTGAGCGGGCGCGCCGCGGGTACCTACTACGTGCGCATTTGGCCGTACAGCGGGACGAACCCGGGCTACACGTTTACGATTAAGCCGAGCGGCAACCAGTCGCCGACCGTGAACATCACCCAGCCGCAAATCCCCATTTATGTGGAACGTAGCTACGAGACCTTCCCGATCGGATGGACCACCACTGACCCGGAAAACGATCCGCGCACGGTTTCGATCTTCCGCGACCGCGATAACGTGTTTGACAAGACCACGCAAGAGGTGACCGGCTACCAAAATCTGCCGTCCACCGACCTGCTGGTCAACATGAACACGGCGGAAATGGATCCGGGCAACTGGTTCTACTTCCTGCGAGTGAGCGATGGCGGCCTGACGCAAACCAAGGTCACGCGCCGACCGGTCGTGATCTACATCAAGGGTGACTGGAACTACGATGGGCACGTCCACCAAGACGACTACGATGCGGCTTGGGGCGGACGCGGACGTCAGAACTTCGTTCGCGCCATGACGCCTAAGCGCATGGCCCTGCTCGACTACGATCGCGACGGCGACGTGGACGGCATGGACGAAATGATGATGATCGAAGACATCGAGCACCACCACTAA
- the lysS gene encoding lysine--tRNA ligase — MSDSEIRQIRLEKLNRMRELGHDPFAQEKFEFALSAQELHAKFESMEGQTVRFAGRIVALREMGKASFVSLSDGDGRIQVYLRKDDLGEDVWAVAKLLDLGDHLGVEGELFRTKTGEQSIHARSIVPLSKSLQSLPLGKEKDGESWGTLSDVEQRYRHRHLDLIANPEARQMLLNRSRIVSAVRRYFDNAGYLEVETPLLQLEAGGAAARPFLTHYNAYEIDVKLRISLELYLKRLICGDVPKVYEIGRVFRNEGVSQRHNPEFTLLEFYEAYVNLEDMMVRVEECFKFVAETVFGNTEVHIGHEDLVIDFGKPWARVDLLQQIEHYSGVQAHELNDLASARAALERVGIDAKKEANVGGIIEKLLERFVEPHLIQPTFVVGYPIETSPLAKKDPNRPGFTRRFEGYVRGREVCNAFSEINDPIDQRERFDNQLTQAAQGNDEAHPMDEEFIYALECGMPPTGGCGIGLDRMAMMLLGSDHLREILLFPMMKPEAGGH, encoded by the coding sequence ATGTCAGATTCAGAAATTCGGCAAATTCGTCTGGAGAAGCTCAACCGCATGCGCGAGCTTGGCCATGATCCATTTGCGCAGGAGAAATTTGAGTTCGCTCTCTCCGCGCAAGAATTGCACGCCAAATTCGAATCCATGGAGGGCCAAACGGTCCGCTTCGCAGGACGCATCGTCGCCCTGCGCGAGATGGGCAAGGCGAGCTTTGTCTCGCTGAGCGATGGCGATGGGCGCATCCAGGTGTATCTGCGCAAGGACGACCTCGGCGAGGACGTGTGGGCGGTGGCAAAGCTCCTCGACCTCGGCGATCACCTCGGCGTCGAAGGCGAACTGTTCCGCACCAAAACTGGCGAGCAAAGCATTCACGCGCGGTCCATCGTGCCGCTCAGCAAGTCGTTGCAAAGCCTGCCGCTGGGTAAGGAAAAGGATGGCGAAAGCTGGGGCACGCTCAGCGACGTCGAGCAACGCTATCGTCACCGCCACCTCGACCTGATCGCCAACCCCGAGGCGCGTCAGATGCTGCTCAATCGTAGCCGAATCGTCTCGGCGGTGCGACGCTACTTTGACAACGCGGGCTACCTGGAAGTCGAAACGCCGCTGCTTCAGCTGGAAGCCGGCGGGGCGGCGGCGCGCCCATTCCTCACGCACTATAACGCCTACGAGATTGACGTGAAGCTGCGCATCTCGCTGGAGCTCTATCTCAAGCGACTCATCTGCGGCGATGTGCCGAAGGTGTATGAAATCGGACGCGTCTTCCGTAACGAGGGCGTGAGTCAGCGGCACAATCCCGAGTTCACGCTGCTGGAATTTTACGAGGCCTACGTGAACCTGGAAGACATGATGGTGCGCGTGGAGGAGTGCTTCAAGTTTGTCGCCGAGACCGTGTTCGGCAACACCGAAGTTCATATCGGGCACGAGGACCTGGTGATTGACTTCGGCAAGCCGTGGGCCCGCGTTGATCTTCTGCAACAAATTGAGCACTACTCTGGCGTGCAGGCGCATGAGCTGAACGACCTCGCGTCGGCCAGGGCCGCGCTCGAGCGCGTGGGCATCGACGCGAAGAAGGAAGCGAACGTCGGCGGCATTATCGAAAAGCTCCTGGAGCGATTCGTGGAGCCGCATCTGATCCAGCCGACCTTCGTGGTTGGGTACCCGATCGAGACCTCCCCGCTCGCCAAAAAGGACCCGAATCGCCCGGGGTTCACGCGGCGTTTTGAAGGTTATGTGCGAGGCCGCGAGGTGTGCAACGCGTTCAGCGAGATCAATGACCCGATCGATCAGCGCGAGCGCTTTGACAACCAGCTCACCCAGGCGGCGCAGGGCAACGACGAGGCGCACCCCATGGACGAGGAGTTCATCTACGCGTTGGAATGCGGCATGCCGCCGACCGGCGGCTGCGGAATTGGTCTGGATCGGATGGCGATGATGCTACTCGGCAGCGATCACTTGCGCGAGATTCTGCTCTTTCCGATGATGAAGCCCGAAGCGGGCGGCCACTAG
- a CDS encoding PD40 domain-containing protein, with product MKSKTLLVLALSATSIVAVAQEMKLLRFPTVHGNKVAFMHGSDLWVTDLAGGPARRLTSHTGVESRPVFSPDGSMIAFTGMYDGAVATYVVSSEGGDPKRISWDGRGNAALFWKDNKTVAIRQAQDGFTMELQFVDVDGGFPMETPIKEITSGDISADGTWIAYNRNNSWNFNWRYYRGGTQGVVTMYNFNTKTYSELPHGLEQNYHPMIVGRDIYYISDRDLGTLNLYKYNLDSKRAERLTDFSDKEIRFPRTDGKTIVFERGAGLYSFDIGSRAIKPIVPRIAGDLNLRRPSLKKVNTMMSGITLSPSGKRVAISARGDIFSVPRTGDTRNLTDTQGIREENPNWSPDGQSIAYVTDQSGEAEIWTMDSLGGNKKKVCDAVQSTSMAWSADSKNLLLNTFDNKLYMVDVATGKMTKIAESGYGVSSPEFSPLGDYVAYINTQANLFGAVNIYDVKSGKTHKVSDAYFNDSSLSWDQNGKYLYVTSQREYAPTLVQFEQTLDSPPLYRVYAHILSKKTPNPLAPRNDEEPIKKPAVEAPKEAPKEAAKDEPKEKRTEIDFDGLGKRAVVLPWAPGATAGVIGVDNGVIAGTAEGLMMFSFASRQAFPVLQAQLSGLTFNADRNKLAWMAGPNAGIADVAPNVNPATTAINLAGLEMTVDPVKEWTQIINETWRLYRDRFYQADMVGINWEEVKDRYMPLVKYASSRDDINYIMGMMIGEVGTGHAYNGGGEASGTAQMTPVGYLGADYELVGNAVKIRKVLQGDGVDMMTRGPLTEPGADVNAGDYLVAIDGKPVNRENPPMKYLQNKAGKMVYLSLNSKPSMDGARKVGVRAIPNEDALRYQDWVEENRKKVEKLSGGRIGYVHVPDTQVDGMIGFLKGYYSQSDKEALVIDERFNGGGFIPTFFVERLKREVQSGFKARNGDVIAFPTQSNRGPTAMLINEYAGSGGDMFPYLYKINKVGKIFGTRTWGGLVGIQGNYPLVDGGMVTVPGFGIYDLQTGKWVAENTGVEPDVRIDGRPDWLAQGKDEVLEAAVKHLLAELKKNPVKPLKAPVSPRVRPGQSRG from the coding sequence ATGAAATCCAAAACCCTCCTTGTTCTTGCCCTCTCGGCCACCAGCATCGTTGCTGTGGCTCAAGAAATGAAGTTGTTGCGTTTTCCCACCGTGCACGGCAACAAAGTTGCGTTTATGCACGGCAGCGACCTTTGGGTCACCGACCTCGCTGGCGGTCCCGCCCGGCGGCTGACCTCGCACACCGGTGTCGAAAGCCGACCCGTGTTTAGCCCGGATGGTTCGATGATCGCGTTTACCGGCATGTACGACGGCGCCGTCGCCACCTACGTGGTGAGCAGCGAAGGCGGCGATCCCAAGCGCATTTCGTGGGACGGACGCGGCAACGCGGCTCTCTTTTGGAAGGATAACAAGACCGTCGCCATCCGCCAAGCCCAAGACGGCTTTACGATGGAGTTGCAGTTCGTGGACGTTGACGGCGGCTTCCCGATGGAAACGCCGATCAAGGAAATCACCAGCGGCGACATCAGCGCGGACGGCACCTGGATTGCTTACAACCGCAACAACAGCTGGAACTTCAACTGGCGCTACTATCGCGGCGGCACCCAAGGCGTGGTCACGATGTACAACTTCAACACGAAGACGTACTCCGAACTGCCGCACGGCCTGGAGCAGAACTACCACCCGATGATCGTCGGGCGCGATATCTACTACATCAGCGACCGCGACCTGGGCACGCTCAACCTCTACAAGTACAACCTCGACAGCAAGCGCGCGGAGCGTCTGACGGACTTTTCGGACAAGGAAATCCGGTTCCCGCGCACCGATGGCAAGACCATCGTGTTTGAGCGCGGCGCTGGCCTTTACAGTTTCGACATTGGCAGCCGAGCCATCAAGCCGATTGTCCCGCGCATCGCCGGTGACCTCAACCTGCGCCGCCCTAGCCTCAAGAAGGTCAACACCATGATGAGCGGCATCACGCTGAGCCCCTCGGGCAAGCGCGTGGCGATCTCCGCTCGCGGCGACATCTTCTCGGTGCCGCGCACCGGCGACACCCGCAACCTCACGGACACGCAAGGCATCCGCGAAGAAAACCCGAACTGGAGCCCCGACGGTCAGTCCATTGCCTATGTGACCGACCAATCTGGCGAAGCCGAAATCTGGACGATGGACAGCCTCGGCGGTAACAAGAAGAAAGTGTGCGACGCCGTGCAATCCACGAGCATGGCCTGGTCGGCGGACAGCAAGAACCTGTTGCTAAACACGTTCGACAACAAGCTGTACATGGTGGATGTCGCGACTGGCAAGATGACGAAGATCGCTGAAAGCGGCTACGGGGTGAGCTCGCCCGAGTTCTCGCCGCTGGGTGACTATGTGGCTTACATCAACACTCAAGCCAACCTCTTTGGCGCGGTCAACATCTACGACGTGAAGTCGGGCAAGACCCACAAGGTCAGCGACGCCTACTTCAACGATTCCTCGCTCAGCTGGGATCAGAACGGCAAGTACCTGTACGTGACCTCGCAGCGCGAATACGCGCCGACGCTGGTGCAGTTTGAGCAAACGCTGGACTCGCCGCCGCTCTACCGCGTGTACGCGCACATTCTCAGCAAGAAGACACCGAACCCGCTCGCGCCACGCAACGACGAAGAACCCATCAAAAAGCCCGCAGTCGAAGCACCCAAGGAAGCTCCGAAGGAAGCGGCCAAGGACGAACCCAAGGAAAAGCGCACGGAGATTGACTTTGACGGGTTAGGGAAGCGCGCCGTGGTTCTGCCGTGGGCACCGGGCGCCACCGCCGGCGTCATCGGCGTGGACAACGGGGTGATCGCCGGGACCGCCGAGGGCCTGATGATGTTCTCGTTCGCCTCGCGCCAAGCATTCCCGGTTCTGCAAGCGCAGCTTTCGGGCCTGACCTTTAACGCCGATCGCAATAAGCTGGCGTGGATGGCGGGACCCAACGCCGGCATCGCCGACGTTGCGCCGAACGTGAATCCTGCGACTACCGCGATTAACCTGGCCGGCCTCGAAATGACGGTTGACCCGGTGAAGGAGTGGACGCAGATCATCAACGAAACCTGGCGTCTGTATCGCGACCGCTTCTACCAAGCCGACATGGTCGGCATCAATTGGGAAGAGGTCAAGGATCGTTACATGCCGCTGGTGAAGTACGCCTCGAGCCGCGACGACATCAACTACATCATGGGCATGATGATCGGCGAAGTCGGCACCGGCCACGCCTACAACGGCGGTGGCGAAGCGAGCGGTACGGCCCAAATGACCCCGGTGGGTTATCTCGGCGCGGACTACGAGCTGGTCGGTAACGCGGTGAAGATTCGCAAGGTGCTGCAAGGCGACGGCGTGGACATGATGACCCGCGGCCCGCTGACCGAGCCAGGCGCCGACGTGAATGCCGGCGACTACCTGGTCGCCATTGACGGCAAGCCCGTCAACCGCGAAAACCCGCCGATGAAGTATCTGCAAAACAAGGCCGGCAAAATGGTCTACCTGAGCCTGAACTCGAAGCCTTCGATGGATGGTGCCCGCAAGGTGGGTGTCCGCGCGATTCCGAACGAAGACGCGCTGCGCTACCAAGACTGGGTGGAAGAAAACCGCAAGAAGGTCGAAAAGCTTTCCGGTGGCCGCATCGGCTACGTGCACGTGCCCGACACGCAGGTGGATGGCATGATCGGCTTCCTCAAGGGTTACTATTCGCAGTCCGACAAGGAAGCGTTGGTGATTGACGAGCGCTTTAACGGCGGCGGCTTTATCCCGACGTTCTTTGTCGAGCGCCTCAAGCGCGAGGTGCAAAGCGGGTTTAAGGCGCGCAACGGCGACGTGATCGCGTTCCCCACGCAGAGCAATCGCGGCCCCACGGCCATGCTGATTAACGAGTACGCCGGTTCGGGCGGCGACATGTTCCCCTACCTGTACAAGATCAACAAGGTCGGTAAGATCTTCGGCACCCGCACGTGGGGTGGCTTGGTCGGCATTCAGGGCAACTACCCGCTGGTGGATGGCGGCATGGTCACGGTGCCGGGCTTCGGCATCTATGACCTGCAAACCGGCAAGTGGGTTGCGGAAAACACCGGCGTCGAGCCGGACGTGCGCATCGACGGCCGGCCGGACTGGCTTGCTCAAGGCAAGGACGAGGTTCTGGAAGCCGCGGTGAAGCACCTGCTCGCCGAGCTCAAGAAGAACCCGGTGAAGCCACTGAAGGCGCCGGTCTCGCCGCGGGTCCGCCCCGGCCAAAGTCGCGGGTAA